One window of Paralichthys olivaceus isolate ysfri-2021 chromosome 20, ASM2471397v2, whole genome shotgun sequence genomic DNA carries:
- the tnfrsf11b gene encoding tumor necrosis factor receptor superfamily member 6B isoform X2, translating into MLLHHPPPLPPLPPLLPLTMFPQLVPIVLLTVHAALADGIQTFTHTDPVTGSQLKCEGCPPGTYPRARCTATSKSVCAPCPAGSYTEQWNYLTKCLRCGACGHYEVVRTPCTAHNDIECACREGFYYKKPYEMCMRHSACSSGQGVLSKGTADDDTVCHTCPDGTFSDVVSTHHNCTKQKSCDGTGQQQLLSSAPWHNSVCVSCLELRDGASYLREILPAFFVHHSLSIRRLGRLVAHLPSAGHRKAGETLTLPELNALVNAWIASATDEHIRQLPATLKKIGAHGASERLQNKLQRIDAGVKQLCEWNEVDAL; encoded by the exons ATGCTGCTGCACCAcccgcctcctcttcctcctcttcctcctcttcttcctctcacg ATGTTCCCTCAACTCGTCCCCATCGTGCTGCTCACCGTGCACGCGGCTCTCGCTGACGGGATCCAGACCTTCACGCACACGGACCCGGTCACGGGATCTCAGCTGAAGTGCGAGGGCTGCCCACCCGGGACGTATCCGCGTGCGCGCTGCACGGCGACGAGCAAGAGCGTCTGCGCGCCGTGTCCAGCGGGCTCGTACACGGAGCAATGGAACTACCTGACGAAGTGTTTGCGTTGCGGCGCGTGCGGGCACTACGAGGTGGTGCGCACGCCCTGCACCGCGCACAACGACATAGAGTGCGCGTGCAGAGAGGGATTCTACTACAAGAAGCCGTACGAGATGTGCATGCGCCACAGTGCGTGCTCGTCCGGACAGGGAGTGCTGAGCAAAG GTACAGCTGATGACGACACAGTCTGCCACACCTGTCCCGACGGCACCTTCTCCGACGTCGTCTCTACTCATCACAACTGCACCAAGCAAAAGAGCTGCGACGGCAccgggcagcagcagctgctgagcaGCGCCCCCTGGCAcaacagcgtgtgtgtgagctgcttaGAGCTCAGAG acgGAGCGAGCTACCTCAGGGAAATCCTCCCGGCTTTCTTCGTCCACCACTCATTGTCCATCAGGCGGTTGGGTCGGCTCGTGGCCCACCTCCCCTCAGCGGGCCACAGAAAAGCGGGAGAAACCTTGACACTCCCGGAGCTCAACGCCCTCGTCAACGCCTGGATCGCCTCCGCTACCGACGAGCATATTCGGCAGCTTCCGGCCACTCTCAAGAAAATCGGAGCGCACGGCGCCAGCGAGAGGCTGCAGAACAAGCTGCAGAGAATCGACGCTGGTGTGAAGCAGCTGTGTGAGTGGAACGAGGTGGATGCACTTTAA
- the tnfrsf11b gene encoding tumor necrosis factor receptor superfamily member 6B isoform X1 gives MWRRVSVLLCCESSFASLLQMFLTPCFLLFFRQMFPQLVPIVLLTVHAALADGIQTFTHTDPVTGSQLKCEGCPPGTYPRARCTATSKSVCAPCPAGSYTEQWNYLTKCLRCGACGHYEVVRTPCTAHNDIECACREGFYYKKPYEMCMRHSACSSGQGVLSKGTADDDTVCHTCPDGTFSDVVSTHHNCTKQKSCDGTGQQQLLSSAPWHNSVCVSCLELRDGASYLREILPAFFVHHSLSIRRLGRLVAHLPSAGHRKAGETLTLPELNALVNAWIASATDEHIRQLPATLKKIGAHGASERLQNKLQRIDAGVKQLCEWNEVDAL, from the exons ATGTGGAgacgtgtctctgtgttgttgtgttgtgagtcCTCGTTCGCTTCCCTCCTCCAGATGTTTCTAACTCcgtgtttcctcctcttcttccgcCAGATGTTCCCTCAACTCGTCCCCATCGTGCTGCTCACCGTGCACGCGGCTCTCGCTGACGGGATCCAGACCTTCACGCACACGGACCCGGTCACGGGATCTCAGCTGAAGTGCGAGGGCTGCCCACCCGGGACGTATCCGCGTGCGCGCTGCACGGCGACGAGCAAGAGCGTCTGCGCGCCGTGTCCAGCGGGCTCGTACACGGAGCAATGGAACTACCTGACGAAGTGTTTGCGTTGCGGCGCGTGCGGGCACTACGAGGTGGTGCGCACGCCCTGCACCGCGCACAACGACATAGAGTGCGCGTGCAGAGAGGGATTCTACTACAAGAAGCCGTACGAGATGTGCATGCGCCACAGTGCGTGCTCGTCCGGACAGGGAGTGCTGAGCAAAG GTACAGCTGATGACGACACAGTCTGCCACACCTGTCCCGACGGCACCTTCTCCGACGTCGTCTCTACTCATCACAACTGCACCAAGCAAAAGAGCTGCGACGGCAccgggcagcagcagctgctgagcaGCGCCCCCTGGCAcaacagcgtgtgtgtgagctgcttaGAGCTCAGAG acgGAGCGAGCTACCTCAGGGAAATCCTCCCGGCTTTCTTCGTCCACCACTCATTGTCCATCAGGCGGTTGGGTCGGCTCGTGGCCCACCTCCCCTCAGCGGGCCACAGAAAAGCGGGAGAAACCTTGACACTCCCGGAGCTCAACGCCCTCGTCAACGCCTGGATCGCCTCCGCTACCGACGAGCATATTCGGCAGCTTCCGGCCACTCTCAAGAAAATCGGAGCGCACGGCGCCAGCGAGAGGCTGCAGAACAAGCTGCAGAGAATCGACGCTGGTGTGAAGCAGCTGTGTGAGTGGAACGAGGTGGATGCACTTTAA